Proteins found in one Chlamydia pneumoniae TW-183 genomic segment:
- a CDS encoding ComEC/Rec2 family competence protein — MWNRCQVFSSFFFRYPISSWLIRLRASCECFQQRHPIFLCGLYWLAGITSRGHPECSALILIFLGMFLPRNPKQWLPLASAWIISLMLTPAPFLHDGPISGTFVIHHAGGQGTYYGEALCIQTPCGKRAHHLSCQILSESRLELKKVYELEGTLHHTSQIVFKSNACYKEIPRSRFYIMKEKCRESSCHFLNHRFPSSEVGPFASSLLLGTPLPQNLRDLFRQKGLSHLFAISGWHFSLCATTLWMLCALLPLKIKKILSFIVLTSLACIFPMSLSVWRSWISVTLLCFSWCFSGSCSGLNRLGAGFILCSIFFSPFSPTFVLSFLATLGILLFFPKIFSFLYTPWTQFLSPFWLYPIRYLAMTLAISLSAQLFIVLPIMQYFGSLPLEGLLYNLIVPFTILPIIVFLIATIILPCCSPITEALIQGFLSHPWLHNPNILKTLSFAPVPPWMLTLASLILFFIGILRTNVSPYASISATSYRFIETL, encoded by the coding sequence ATGTGGAATCGTTGTCAGGTTTTTTCATCTTTTTTCTTTCGCTATCCCATAAGCTCTTGGCTCATTCGATTACGCGCCTCTTGTGAGTGCTTCCAACAAAGACATCCTATTTTCTTATGTGGGCTCTATTGGCTTGCTGGCATCACATCCCGTGGCCACCCAGAATGTAGTGCTCTGATTCTTATTTTCTTAGGAATGTTCCTTCCTCGCAACCCTAAACAATGGCTCCCTTTAGCAAGTGCTTGGATCATTTCTTTGATGTTAACTCCTGCGCCATTCCTCCATGACGGCCCTATATCAGGGACTTTTGTGATTCACCACGCAGGGGGGCAAGGAACCTACTACGGAGAAGCTCTTTGTATTCAGACGCCCTGTGGGAAAAGAGCCCACCACCTCTCGTGTCAAATTCTATCAGAATCCCGTTTAGAGCTTAAAAAGGTTTACGAGCTCGAAGGGACACTACATCATACATCTCAAATTGTTTTTAAGTCTAATGCTTGCTACAAAGAAATTCCTAGGTCTAGGTTCTATATCATGAAAGAGAAATGCCGAGAATCTAGCTGCCATTTCCTGAACCATAGGTTTCCCTCTTCTGAGGTAGGCCCCTTTGCTTCGAGTCTTCTGCTAGGAACTCCCCTTCCTCAAAATCTCAGAGACCTCTTCAGACAAAAAGGGTTATCTCATCTCTTTGCTATCTCGGGCTGGCATTTCTCTCTGTGTGCTACTACTCTCTGGATGCTCTGTGCTCTTCTTCCTTTAAAAATCAAAAAAATCTTAAGCTTCATTGTTCTGACTTCTCTAGCCTGTATTTTCCCTATGTCTCTCTCGGTATGGCGCTCTTGGATCTCCGTAACCCTACTTTGTTTTTCATGGTGTTTTTCTGGGTCCTGTTCGGGGCTAAATCGTCTAGGCGCAGGCTTTATTTTATGTTCTATCTTTTTTTCGCCCTTCTCTCCTACCTTTGTTTTAAGCTTCTTAGCGACGTTGGGGATTCTACTCTTTTTCCCGAAGATCTTTTCCTTTCTCTACACCCCTTGGACTCAGTTTCTCTCTCCATTTTGGTTGTATCCTATCCGCTATCTTGCCATGACTTTGGCAATTTCACTATCGGCACAACTCTTTATTGTTCTGCCAATCATGCAGTACTTTGGGAGCTTACCCCTTGAGGGTCTCCTCTATAATCTCATTGTTCCTTTTACCATTCTCCCCATCATTGTTTTCCTCATTGCAACAATCATCTTGCCATGTTGCTCCCCTATCACCGAAGCGCTTATCCAGGGATTCCTCTCACATCCTTGGCTACACAACCCCAATATCCTAAAGACTCTTTCCTTTGCTCCTGTCCCTCCTTGGATGCTTACCTTAGCTTCTCTTATTTTATTCTTCATTGGAATTTTACGCACAAACGTCTCCCCCTATGCATCAATTTCTGCGACTTCTTATCGCTTCATCGAAACCCTATAA
- a CDS encoding HPr family phosphocarrier protein, with protein MNEPTRTYLESEKDTQDQIEELQATCIVKNAAGIHVRPAGVIVRLFDGEPCDVHFTYAGKTINAKSIMSILMLGAPQGGEILVTIRSKEAHRILQKIQDAFSSGFGEL; from the coding sequence ATGAATGAGCCTACTCGCACTTATCTAGAAAGTGAGAAAGATACACAAGATCAGATCGAAGAGCTCCAGGCAACTTGTATAGTTAAGAATGCAGCAGGAATCCATGTGCGTCCTGCAGGTGTTATTGTTCGACTCTTTGATGGAGAGCCTTGTGATGTGCATTTCACCTACGCAGGTAAAACGATAAATGCAAAGAGTATCATGAGTATTCTTATGTTGGGAGCTCCACAAGGAGGAGAGATTCTTGTGACTATTAGAAGCAAAGAAGCTCATCGTATCTTACAAAAGATACAAGATGCGTTTAGTTCCGGTTTTGGAGAACTATAA
- the ptsP gene encoding phosphoenolpyruvate--protein phosphotransferase: MDTQSSIGNEEWRIAGTSIVSGMALGKVFFLGTSPLHVRELTLPQEEVEHEIHRYYKALNRSKSDIVALEQEVTGQQGLQEVSSILQAHLEIMKDPLLTEEVVNTIRKDRKNAEYVFSSVMGKIEESLTAVRGMPSVVDRVQDIHDISNRVIGHLCCQHKSSLGESDQNLIIFSEELTPSEVASANSAYIRGFVSLVGAATSHTAIVSRAKSIPYLANISEELWNIAKRYNGKLVLIDGYRGELIFNPKPATLQSCYKKELSVVAHTSQRLVRKSLHPIVSSHAGSDKDVEDLLENFPQTSIGLFRSEFLAVILGRLPTLREQVDLYEKLARFPGDSPSVLRLFDFGEDKPCPGIKNKKERSIRWLLDYSVILEDQLQAIAKASLQGSIKVLIPGVSDVSEIIEVKKKWETIQTRFPKGHKVSWGTMIEFPSAVWMIEEILPECDFLSIGTNDLVQYTLGISRESALPKHLNVTLPPAVIRMIHHVLQAAKQNQVPVSICGEAAGQLSLTPLFIGLGVQELSVAMPVINRLRNHIALLELNSCLEITEALLQAKTCSEVEELLNRNNKITS, translated from the coding sequence ATGGATACACAGTCCTCTATAGGTAACGAAGAATGGCGTATTGCAGGAACCTCTATAGTTTCTGGGATGGCCTTAGGTAAAGTATTTTTTTTGGGAACATCCCCCTTGCATGTTCGTGAGCTGACTCTACCTCAAGAAGAAGTCGAACATGAAATACATCGTTATTATAAAGCTTTGAATCGCTCGAAGTCTGATATCGTAGCTTTAGAACAGGAAGTTACGGGACAGCAAGGCCTTCAAGAGGTTTCCTCTATCCTACAAGCACACTTGGAGATTATGAAAGACCCTCTCCTTACGGAGGAGGTGGTCAATACTATCCGTAAGGATCGTAAAAATGCAGAATATGTCTTTTCTTCAGTCATGGGTAAAATAGAAGAGTCGTTAACAGCAGTCCGCGGGATGCCTTCTGTTGTAGATCGTGTTCAAGATATCCATGATATCTCCAATAGAGTTATCGGCCATCTGTGTTGCCAACATAAGAGTTCTTTAGGAGAATCTGATCAGAATTTGATCATATTCTCTGAGGAATTGACCCCCTCAGAAGTCGCCAGTGCTAACTCTGCCTATATCCGAGGGTTTGTCTCATTAGTGGGAGCAGCCACATCACATACAGCTATCGTCTCGCGAGCAAAGAGCATTCCCTATCTTGCTAATATCTCCGAGGAGCTTTGGAACATCGCAAAGCGATATAATGGCAAGTTAGTCTTAATCGACGGTTATCGTGGAGAGCTAATCTTTAATCCTAAACCAGCGACTCTACAAAGCTGCTATAAAAAAGAGCTTTCCGTGGTTGCCCATACCTCTCAGAGATTAGTAAGAAAGTCCCTACACCCGATTGTTTCTTCGCATGCAGGCAGTGATAAGGACGTAGAAGATCTATTAGAGAACTTCCCTCAAACCTCCATAGGCCTCTTTCGTTCTGAGTTTTTAGCTGTAATTTTAGGACGCCTACCTACACTAAGAGAGCAAGTAGATCTTTACGAGAAGCTCGCACGTTTTCCTGGAGATTCGCCCTCAGTACTGCGCCTCTTTGATTTTGGTGAAGACAAACCTTGTCCTGGAATAAAAAATAAGAAAGAACGTTCTATACGATGGTTGCTAGACTATAGTGTGATTCTTGAGGATCAGCTCCAAGCAATTGCTAAAGCCTCTTTGCAAGGCTCCATAAAGGTTCTCATTCCAGGAGTGTCTGACGTTTCTGAGATTATAGAAGTCAAAAAGAAATGGGAGACCATCCAGACGAGGTTCCCTAAAGGCCATAAGGTTTCTTGGGGGACTATGATAGAATTTCCTTCTGCAGTTTGGATGATTGAAGAGATCCTTCCTGAATGTGATTTTCTCTCTATAGGGACGAATGACCTTGTCCAATATACTTTGGGAATTTCCAGGGAATCCGCTCTTCCTAAACATCTAAATGTAACTTTGCCCCCAGCAGTGATCCGCATGATTCACCATGTACTTCAAGCTGCGAAGCAAAATCAGGTTCCTGTTAGCATTTGTGGAGAGGCCGCAGGGCAGCTCAGTCTGACTCCTTTATTTATAGGCCTAGGAGTTCAAGAGCTCTCAGTAGCTATGCCTGTAATCAATAGACTTCGCAATCATATCGCCCTGCTAGAGTTGAACTCCTGCCTTGAAATTACAGAAGCCCTTTTACAAGCTAAAACATGCTCTGAAGTTGAAGAACTTTTAAATAGAAACAACAAAATCACATCATAA
- a CDS encoding YbaB/EbfC family nucleoid-associated protein has product MGSGYAKKKKEAKIMEQQFLEMEASLLEKRYEGQAGNGLVSVVINGKCDLISVKVQPTCLDPEDPEVIEDLFRAAFKLAKEQMDQEMSLMRSTMPF; this is encoded by the coding sequence ATGGGCAGCGGATACGCTAAGAAAAAAAAAGAAGCTAAAATTATGGAACAGCAATTCCTAGAAATGGAGGCCTCACTATTAGAAAAGCGTTACGAAGGGCAAGCTGGCAACGGTCTTGTCTCTGTTGTCATCAACGGAAAGTGTGACTTAATTTCAGTAAAAGTACAACCTACGTGCTTAGACCCTGAAGATCCAGAAGTCATTGAAGACTTGTTCCGTGCTGCATTCAAACTTGCAAAAGAGCAGATGGATCAAGAAATGTCTCTTATGCGTTCCACAATGCCTTTCTAG
- the dnaX gene encoding DNA polymerase III subunit gamma/tau, translated as MTLQPYQASSRKYRPQIFREILGQSSVVAVLKNALVFNRAAHAYLFSGIRGTGKTTLARILAKALNCVHLSEDGEPCNQCFSCKEIASGSSLDVLEIDGASHRGIEDIRQINETVLFTPVKAKFKIYIIDEVHMLTKEAFNALLKTLEEPPQHVKFFFATTEIHKIPGTILSRCQKMHLQRIPEKTILEKLSLMAQDDHIEASQEALAPIARAAQGSLRDAESLYDYVISLFPKSLSPDTVAQALGFASQDSLRTLDNAILQRDYATALGIVTDFLNSGVAPVTFLHDLTLFYRNLLLTNSTTSKFSSQYKTEQLLEIIDFLGESAKHLQNTIFEQTFLETVIIHIIRIYQRPVLSELISSIKSRQFEGLRNIKEPTLTQQVSAPQPQPTYKEQSFLEKKNQPAAEGKIISVEVKSSASIKSAAVDTLLQFAVVEFSGILRQ; from the coding sequence ATGACTCTACAACCCTACCAAGCATCCTCTAGAAAGTACCGTCCACAAATCTTTCGAGAAATTCTAGGTCAGAGCTCTGTTGTCGCTGTATTAAAAAATGCCTTGGTCTTCAACCGAGCCGCCCACGCCTATCTATTTTCTGGAATTCGTGGTACAGGGAAAACCACACTAGCTCGCATTTTAGCAAAAGCTCTGAACTGCGTGCATCTTAGCGAGGATGGCGAGCCCTGCAACCAGTGTTTTTCTTGTAAAGAGATTGCTTCAGGATCCTCTTTAGACGTTTTAGAAATTGACGGAGCCTCCCACCGTGGTATCGAAGATATCCGTCAAATTAATGAAACTGTATTATTCACTCCTGTAAAAGCAAAGTTTAAAATTTATATCATAGATGAAGTTCATATGCTCACTAAGGAAGCCTTCAATGCTTTATTGAAGACTTTAGAAGAGCCTCCACAACATGTAAAATTTTTCTTTGCAACTACAGAAATCCATAAAATTCCCGGAACTATTTTAAGTCGTTGTCAAAAAATGCATCTTCAAAGGATTCCTGAAAAAACGATCCTGGAGAAGCTATCGCTTATGGCTCAAGATGACCATATTGAGGCGTCGCAAGAAGCATTGGCGCCGATCGCCCGTGCAGCACAAGGAAGCTTGCGTGATGCAGAATCTCTTTATGACTACGTAATATCTTTATTTCCTAAATCTCTCTCTCCCGACACGGTTGCCCAAGCTTTAGGCTTTGCTTCCCAAGATTCTCTCCGGACTTTAGACAATGCGATTCTTCAAAGGGACTATGCGACAGCCTTAGGGATCGTAACGGACTTCTTAAATTCTGGGGTAGCACCTGTCACATTTCTCCATGACCTTACATTATTTTATCGTAATCTTCTTCTTACGAATTCTACAACAAGCAAGTTCAGCTCTCAGTATAAGACGGAGCAGCTTCTAGAAATCATAGATTTCCTTGGAGAATCTGCTAAGCACCTACAAAATACCATCTTCGAACAGACATTTTTAGAAACCGTCATCATTCATATCATTCGCATTTATCAAAGGCCTGTTTTATCAGAGTTGATCTCTTCTATTAAGAGTCGGCAGTTTGAAGGGCTTCGCAATATTAAGGAGCCCACCTTGACGCAGCAAGTATCAGCTCCTCAACCTCAGCCCACCTACAAAGAACAGAGTTTTTTAGAGAAAAAAAATCAACCTGCTGCGGAAGGTAAAATTATATCTGTAGAAGTTAAAAGCTCAGCTTCAATAAAATCTGCAGCTGTAGACACATTATTACAGTTTGCTGTTGTAGAATTTTCAGGAATTTTAAGACAATAA